GACCGAAATTCTCCAAATATATCAACCGCAAGATTCGGTAGAATTGGCCATCGCTCCTCCCTTCGTGTCGTTGCCGGCAGTTGCACGTCTGCTGGCCTCGACTTCCATCAAGTTGGCTGCTCAAAATACCTGTGCCAGTGACGAGGGCGCTTTTACCGGAGAAATTTCGCCACCCATGCTCCGGGACGTCGGCTGTCACTATGTCATTATTGGGCATTCCGAACGACGGCATATTTTCGGGGAAACCGACCAGGATATTAACAAAAAAGTCCACGCCGCCTTCCACCATGACCTTCTACCGATTTTATGTGTCGGGGAACGTCTGGAAGAACGTCAATCCAATAAAACGCAGGCCGTCATTCAACAGCAATTGCAAACCTGCCTTAAAGGTCTCGAATCCAAAGACTTTGCGAAGATCACCATCGCCTACGAACCTGTCTGGGCCATTGGGACCGGCCAGGCGGCTACCGTCGACCAGGCAGCCGAGGTCCACGGCCACATCCGGTCTTTTCTTGCCATGCAATGGGGCATCACACCTGATCAGACAAGAATCATTTACGGTGGCAGCGTGACCCAGGACAATGCCAACAGTCTCTTTCAATCTTCACAAATTAATGGGGCTCTCGTGGGAAAAGCTTGTTTGAATTCCGAATCCTTTGTTAAGATAGCTGAATCAGCTTTTTCCAATTAACCAGGAACACGCCAACGAACACGTACACATTATGTATACCCTGACCGTCATTCTTCATATCATTGTCTGTTTTCTCATGATTGCCGCCATCTTGCTCCAGGCAGGAAAAGGCGCTGAGATCGGTGCTTCATTTGGAGGATCTTCTCAAACGGTGTTTGGAAGCCGGGGCCCGGGTACGTTTCTAAGCAAGATCACAGTGGGCGCTGCTATAGTATTCATGCTGACGTCGCTCAGCCTGGCACTCCTTTCTAAACAGGCCAATACCTCGTCCACCGTAATAGATCTTCACCCAACCTCACACCATGAAACGTCCTCCTCTCCGGCAACCCCCCAGACCACTCCTGAACCTGAAACCAGCACAGCTGAACCCGAGTCAGAGACGACTCCGGCCCCGACTGCTCCATAAACTATTTTTTTCCTGAGTCGGTAAGTATTTTGACAATTGATAGAATGGCCACACCATCGTGTGGCCACCTGAATAGAAAGGCTAACTCCTAAACAGGAGTGAGCCAATTGGCATACGAAGCTTCTTCGCCACGCACAATTCTAAAAAAATCATCTTGCAGGGATTTCGTAAGGGCCCCTGGCTTACCTTCGCCGATTGTTCGATCATCCAATTCGCGAACCGGCGTCACTTCGGCAGCGGTTCCGGTAAGAAATATTTCGTCTGCCACATACATCGCATCCCGGGTAAACCGCTCCTCAATCACCGGGATGTTTTTGGCTTTCGCCATTTCAAGAATCGAATTCCGGGTAATCCCGTCCAGGATCGAGGTCAAGGGAGTCGTTTTTAAGACCCCCTTTTTCACAATAAACACGTTTTCTCCCGTTCCCTCAGAGACATATCCATCAGGATCAAGGAGAATACATTCGGCATATCCGGACTTCTTGGCCTCCCATTTGGCTAAAATCGAATTGACGTAATATCCCGAGATTTTTGCCCGGGTCATGGATACATTCACATGGTGCCGGGTGAAGGATGAGATCTTTGCCCTGATGCCTTGCGCCAAGGCATCCTCCCCTAAATACGATCCCCACGGCCAAGCCGCAATAGCCAGACGAATCGGATTATCGCCAGGGTACACTCCCATTGCACCGTAACCCACATAGGCGATCGGTCGGATATAGCAGGAGGCCAATTGATTGACTCGAACTGTCTCAACAATGGCGTCCGACACCTCTTTTTTGGTAAAAGGCATGGGCATCATCGTAATATGTGCAGACTCAAAGAGCCGGTCCACATGCTCTTGTAAACGAAAAATGTTTGATCCGGCCTTGCCCTCATAACAACGGATCCCCTCAAAGGCCGCCAGACCATAATGGAGAGAATGGGTAAGAACATGAACCGAGGCCTCATCCCAATCGACGAGGGCTCCATCCATCCAGATTTTTTTTGCAACAGTTACCATAGAAGTATTTCTCCGATTGACAGAAGCTGAAATAGACAGGATATGTGAGCGAAGGGTATCACGGGTTTTTTTTTACTAAGCATCAAGAACGCGTGATGATATACTAAAATCTTGACATAAATGTAAACATACTGGCAAAATGTTCGTTTGTTAAGGAGCTAAAAAACATGTATGCAATTATCGAAACAGGTGGAAAACAATACCGGGCGGAACCGAACGGTATCCTACAAGTCGAATCACTTGAAGGGGATGTCGGGTCGATCGTTCAATTCGACTCAGTGCGATTTGTCCAAACCGAACAAACGCCTATTGTCGGCTCTCCCATGATTACAGATGCAATAGTCAAAGGAGAGATTATCCGACATGCGCGAACCCGATCCATTACCATTTTCAAAAAGAAACGACGAAAAAACTATCGACGGACCAAGGGCCATCGTCAAGGATTCACGCAAGTCCGAATCACTGAGATTTTGGCATCTGCCTAATATTGGTCTTTAGAATTCTTTTGGAGGTTTGACTCATGGCACATAAAAAAGGTGGCGGATCATCCCGCAACGGTCGCGATAGCAATCCACAATATTTAGGCGTCAAAGCCTATGCGGGCGAAAAGGTGAGCGGCGGAAGCATCATCGTTCGTCAACGCGGAACAAAATTCTTTCCTGGGACGAATGTCGGACTTGGTAAAGACTATACCCTCTTTGCCAAAGTAGACGGGATCGTTAAGTTTGAAGGAGGAATCGCCCGCCGCAAGGTGAGCGTCTATCCGCCCGTCTAGCTTCCCTTCCCATTTCCTGCTTTTTCAATTCATCACCTTCATTTTTCCCTGATAAGTCCGGTAGGATTTGAGGATCAGTATGTTTATTGATCAAGCACGAATATTCATCAAAGCGGGTGACGGTGGCACCGGACACTGCAGCTTTCGACGAGAAAAATTTGCCGAATTTGGTGGTCCCAACGGTGGCGACGGCGGTGATGGAGGAGATGTGGTCTTTGTGGCCTCCAATAGAGTCTCAACCTTGCTGGACCTGCGATATCAAAAGCATTATGAGGCCACTTCCGGCGTAAGAGGCCTCAAGAGCAACTGCCACGGAGCCAATGGCTCCGATATCGTAATTCCCCTTCCTGTCGGAACTCTCGTAAAAACCGAGGACGGGGAAATCATCGCCGACCTTATTACAGAAGGACAAACCGCCATTGCGGCCAAAGGCGGCAAAGGCGGAAAGGGCAATGCACGCTTTGCCACGTCAACGAATCGAGCACCTCGTCAATTCGAGACAGGGACTCCCGGCGAAGAGCGATGGGTGAATCTGGAATTAAAACTGTTAGCCGATGTCGGCTTGGTTGGCCTTCCTAACGCCGGAAAATCCACCTTGATTTCAGCGATTTCTTCTGCACATCCAGAAATTGCGAGTTATCCCTTCACCACCCTTCGGCCTCATTTGGGAGTGGTGGAATGGATGGAACATTCGTCGTTTGTCGTAGCCGATATTCCAGGATTGATCGAAGGCGCTCACGAGGGGAAAGGGTTAGGAATTAAATTCCTGCGACATATCCAGCGAACCGCTTTTTTGTTATATCTGGTCGATATCACCGAATGGATTTCAGAAGATCCCGTCGAGATCGTTGAAACCTTACAAAGGGAACTTCAGGCCTTTGACCCCGAACTCCTTGAACGGCCATTTGCCATTGTGGCGACAAAAATTGATTCTCAGGGAAACGGCCAGCACTTGGAAGCCCTTCGGGGATATTGCAGCGCACACCACTATCCATTCTTTCCCATTTCGGCCGTTACCAGGGAAGGCCTTCCATCACTCGTGACCTATTTAGGAAAAGCCGTTCTGGAAGCAAAGACCTCATGCGCGAGCAAGTGCTAGCGGCGTGCAAGAGGATCGTCGTCAAAGTGGGAAGCAGCCTGGTGGCTTCCTCGCAAGGCGGTCTCCGTCTCGACCGCATCAACCGTTTAGCCCAGGAATTGGGCACGCTGCAGGCTCAGGACCGACAAATTGTCGTGGTTTCCTCCGGAGCCATCGTGGCGGGTATTTCACACCTCGCCATTTTTCCCTATCCCGCTGAATTACCCCTTCAGCAAGCCGCCGCTGCCGTCGGACAAAGCCGGCTCATGCGAGCCTATGAGATGGCGTTTGAAGAAACGAAAAACAAGATTGCCCAGGTCCTCTTAACTCACCAGGATTTATCCGACCGTCGACGATTCCTGAATGCACGCCATACCTTAAATACCCTTATCCAGCTAAAGGTCATTCCGATTATTAATGAAAATGATACCGTGGCTATCGAGGAAATTAGATTTGGTGACAATGATACCCTCGCTGGGGAAGTAGCCCACCTGGTTGACGCAGATCTGTTGGTGATTTTATCAGATGTCGATGGGCTCTATAGCCAGGATCCTCACCTCAATCCATCGGCAGAATTAATTCCTCTGGTTGCTAATGTCACCAAGGACATTGAAGATCTCGCCGGCACTTCCCGAACACAAGCCAGCCGTGGAGGCATGGTCACTAAGATCAGAGCTGCCAAACAGGCAGGACGCTTTGGAGTCCCGACCCTCTTATTAAACGGAGAAACTCCCCATGCGTTGGAAAATGTTCTTAACGGAAAGCCGGGAGGAACATTTTTTGTGTCAGACCAATCACCTCTGACCAGTCGAAAGCAGTGGATTGCCTATACGCTTCGACCTAAAGGGGAGCTCCGGTTAGACGAAGGAGCGGTAGCCGCTCTCACCCTTCGAGGAAAAAGCTTACTACCTTCAGGCATTCTGGATATTTCAGGTATCTTTCTGACAGGAGACCCCATCACCTGCGCCACCCGGGAGGGAATGCCGTTCGCGCAGGGACTCACGAATTATTCAGCCGAAACCCTCCACCGCATCAAGGGGAAAAAAACGTCAGATATCAGGCAACTCCTGGGCTCATTGGAGTATGAGGAAGTCATTCACCGGGATAATCTGGTTCTGACGAAGCGCCAGGTCTCATAAGCGACGTGACTTCCGGCTCATGTACAATGCTCTATTGGCACAGGTGTAGATCGCCTTTATCTTCAAAAAATTACACATGGATCTGAGGAATATTTCAAAAATATTGCTGTTTCCCCAGCATAGGAGTGACCGAGCCGCATCAGAGAATTATGGTGGAGTATTTAAAAAGACCTCTCCAGAACTGCCCTGAGGCTTCTCGAAGGGAAGGCCGCAGCCGCTTGGACGAGCGGAGGGTACGGTGGAGTTGGTGAGCACGGCCAAGGACCAACATGGCTGCGCGCTTGCGCGTCGAAGCGTGCTTCAACGCGTAGACGCGAAGCCGCTTTCAGCCTTTATGGCTACTTCCCCGAAGGAGGCCCGGCGAAGGAAGGCAGGGAACGCCGCTACCGGCCTTTTTCAACACTCTCCACATGAGAAAAATCTAGCCTGATGTTTATCGGCCTCCTAGGCGGCTCATTCAATCCCATCCACAATGGGCATTTGCATATTGCCCAGTATGTTTACAACGCGATTCAGCTCGATAGGATAATTTTCATTCCGACGGGGGATCCTCCCCACAAACCATCGGACTCCCTGGTGCAGGCCCATCACCGGCTCGCAATGGTGCAGCAAGCGGTTGCCCCGTTTCCCTACTGCACGGTATCCGATTACGAAATCCAATCTGAGGCAGTGTCCTACAGTGTCGACACCGTCACTCATTTTAAAAATGAATGCCCCGAGGGAACGGAGTTGGGGTTTATTGTGGGGCTTGATGCTTTTCTGGATTTCTGCAGTTGGAGGCAGGTGGACCATTTGCTCACCCTGTGTCATTTTATTGTCTGCTCAAGACCCGGGGCTGCCTTCACACAACTTCAGGCCCTGCCGTTCCTACCTGCGGCAAAGCCTCAAGCACTTCAAAGCCTTGACCAACAGGATACGACCCGGCTGGACATCTTACTCCCCTCTGGAAAAACACTTTATCTCCTGTCCGTACCACCGTGCGAGATCTCGGCCTCGACAATTCGAGAGCAACTGGCCCTTGGTTCTCGCGTCAGCCACTGGTTGCCGCCCACGGTAGAGTCCTATATAATTCGCCATCGATTGTACCAATGGCCCGTCTAACCCACCCGAAACCATCTCCTACCCTCGAACAGGCGGTCTTCATCGCTCAAGCGGCTCAAGAGAAGCAAGCAGGAGAGGTGTTGGTGCTTGATGTGGGAGCAATGACGTCAATCGCAGACTATTTCGTCTTTGCCTCAGGGGATTCCGAACGCCAGGTGCGAGGGATTGCCTCCTTCATTGAAAAGGTCATGTCCACACGTTATGAATTAAGCCCGGATATTGAGGGAAAAGAAACGGCCAATTGGATATTACTCGACTATGGAGACATCATCGTCCATATATTTAAATCAGACGTCCGGAAGTATTATGCCTTAGAAAGTATGTGGGCAGACGCTCCACAAATTTCTATTCCTGAAAGCCGTAAACCTTTTCCACAGGTCGCACAAGCCCCAAAAGCACCCGGAAAAGTCGCCAGGCTTTCATAAGCAACAAGAAGGTTTTAATTTTTTATCCCTAGGGTGGAAATCGAATTTTTTAGCAAAATAATGGAGAACCCCATGATCGCATTTCAAGATTTGGCAGATCGCGTGCTGGAGGGAATCGTCCCAAGCCGGGAAGAAGGCTTGGCCATTCTAGGCACCCCTCAGGACAAACTGCTCGATCTGGTCAATGCGGCCTATCGGATTCGTTCACGATATTTTGGCAACACCATCCGTTTGCAAATGTTGCTGAACGCCAAAAGCGGAGCCTGTCAGGAAGATTGTCACTATTGTTCCCAATCAACCATTTCCACCGCCCCCATCGAACGGTACGCACTCGTCTCTCCGGAAAAAATGCTGGAAGGCGCTCGACGGGCCGCACAAGCCAAAGCTCAGCGGTATTGCATTGTGATCAGTGGCCGCTCCCCCTTGCAATCGGAAATCACACACATCACCAGCGCCGTCAAACAGATTAAAGAGGAACTCTCGATTCAAATCTGTTGTTCACTAGGCCTCTTGAATGGCGAGCAGGCCAGCCAGTTAAAAGCGGCTGGAGTCGATCGTATCAACCATAATCTCAACACCAGTGAAGCCTATCACCCTGCTATTTGCACAACACACACCTACCAGGATCGTCTCGACACCCTGAAACATGCCCGCGCCGCCGGATTGGAACTCTGTAGCGGCGGTATCGTCGGCATGGGCGAACGGGACGAAGATCTGGTGGACCTTGCCTTGGCGTTGAAGGACATCCAACCCGATTCCATTCCCTTAAACATGTTGTACCCGGTCGAAGGCACCCCATTTGACGAAATGAAAAATCTCACACCCACCCGTTGTTTAAAAATTCTCTGCCTCTTCCGGTTCTTCCACCCCAAAACGGAAATCCGGGCAGCCGGTGGACGAGAAAGAAACCTTCGCTCGCTCCAACCCTTGGCCCTTTACGTGGCCGACTCCCTCTTCGTGGATGGCTATTTGACCACGCCGGGCCTTGCCCATCAGGAAGTCTGGAAAATGATCGAAGACCTGGGCTTTACGGTAGAAGTGAAGTACGAGGGCGCCGAAAACCCAAAAACCGAAACCTGTTCAACCTGATTGCCCAAACTGCGGCCTCCTAATAATCCTTCATCCATAGACTCTTACGAGTCAGTCATATCTCAAATCTTCAGCGATAACCTGCCGGCTGGCCCACCTGGCCGGCCCCCACGCCCCCAGCAATGCGGCCAGCAACGCCACCAGTAGAGCCATTCCCAACGTTTCCCATGGCAAGGTGAACTGAATCGTCCATCCAAAGGATTGCTTATTGATGACGTTAATCAACAACACCGACAGCGCCAATCCCACAAAAATGCCCAGGCCGGCACCCAAGCCGGCCACATAGCCGGATTCCCAGAATATCAGACTCTGGATTTGCGGGCGACTCATGCCCAAGGCCCGCAACGTGGCCAGTTCCCGACGGCGTTCGGTGATGGCGGTCATGAGGGTATTGATAATCCCCAGCACCGCCACACTTAGGGCAATCAACTCCAACACATAGGTGACACGAAACGTCCGGTCAAAAATTTCAAGAATCTCTGTTTTCAATTCTCCGTTACTGATTGTGACGATGGGGACGTCATTTTTTAATACCTGTTCGATCTCATGTCGCACGACCGGGAGCGACTGACCGGCCTTGAGATACACCGCAAAGACGGTTGCGTCAGACTCCCCCCAATACCGACGAAAGAGTTGGTCGTCCATGACCACTTTTCCCCCATCGGTGGCATAATCATAAAAAATGCCCTTGACCGGAAATGCCTCTGGTCCTGAAGGCGTCTTCACGTCAATATGACTTCCTACCGTCAGCCCCAGCCGCCCGGCTAATACCTCAGACACAATCACGCCTTCATCTTTGATCGTTTCTTGTAAGATGGGAGTGGAATCACCTGTCACAAACAGATATTGGCTGCGCGCGGCATGCAGGGCCATGTCGCGTGCGACCAAGGACACCGACTCCCCTGAAACCTCCCCCGTCGTTTCCATATAGGGATCAACCGCCTCGACCCCTGGGACCATCATCACCGTCTTGACTAGAGACAACCGCAGACCAAGCTTGCCGTTCCCGCCCTCTTGGTCCCCTAGCCAGGACACCGGCGCCACGATGATATCCGCCAGCATCGTTTGCTCAATCCAGATGTCTACCGTATTCCGGAAACTCTGGATCATGATGCCCACCCCGACCATGATGGCCAACCCGACGACAATCGCCGCCATGGTCACACTGGTCCGACCGGGATTGCGGCTGATCTGTTCCGCCGCGAGGGACGGAAGGAGGCCCCATTGCCCGCTTTGCCATGTTCTCCTCCACTCATGAATCAGCCCGCAGAGCACAGGCCCCAGGGCCGTTCCTCCCACCAGAAGACAAAACGCCGCGGCATACCCTCCGACCGGAATACCGTCCACAGGGGCCATGGTACTCAAGGCGGCGCTTCCACAAAAGGCGATCACCACAATCCACCCTGACTTCCTGTATGAAACAGATTCTTCATCCTCGGATTGGCCCACCGACAAGGCTTGAACCGGGGCAATCGTGCTGGCATCCCAGGAAGGGCGGAGCGCTCCCAGAAGGGAAACCCCGGCGCCAATCCCTATCGATTCCACTAACAGCCAGGGATGAACCTGTGACACCGCCAAAGACGTGACCCCATATAATTCGCCGGCACTTTGCCCGATGAGCGTCGTCAACCCGCCGGCCAGGGAGACTCCGAACCAGGAGCCCAAGACTCCACCCACAAGGCCGAGCAGGCCAGACTCCAAGAGAAATAAGCCCGTGATGGCTCGCCGTTCCATGCCGAGTGCCCGGAGAATGCCAATCTCCCGACGATGGTGTGCCACCGAAAATGCCATCGTGTTATAGACCAGAAACACTCCCACTAACAGCGCAATTCCACTGAGCATGGTGAGATTAAACTGGAAGGCTTTCAACATCGATTCCACTTGCTCCGTCCGTCTGGAGGATTGACTCATTCGGATATCCGGCGGCACCACAGTTTTCAAAGCTTGGATGAGGGTGGCCCCCGACACGCCAGGTTCAGGAACGACGGCAATGGAATGCAGACGTCCCAACCAACCAAACACCCATTGGGCTGCTGCTATATCCATGATTGCCTGTCGCTCGGTGCCTTGGAGAAGAGCGTCGGAGGACCTCAACAGCCCCCCCACGATCAGATCATGGGAAAGACCCTGACTCGTCACAGTCAGTGTCTGCCCTTCGCGCAGCCCTAATTCCCCGGCAAACTCTTCCCCCAAAAAGACCGTCTGCGGCGAAAAGACCTGTTTCCACTGATTGTCCGTGATCGCGTTTGCCGAATCCCCTGATGGCCTAAGCCCTTCATAGTCCAGAAGATCGACTCCCCAAATCACCAGCGTGTGCCCCGTGGAGGGGCCTTCTTGGATCATGGACTCAATTTTCAGAACGGGCTGAGCCGATTGGACCCCTGGAAAACGTTGAATCTCCTCGATAGTTGACTCATCCATCCCCCCCGACCCGCATGATAGGGTGATGGACGCCTTTCCAACAACGGACGCCACCGAATCCTCAAAGGATTGATACACTGCGCCATTGGCCAGACGAATGGCCAACCAGGCCGAGACCCCGATCGCCACCCCGACCACTGTGAGAAAGGCTCGGAAGGGCTGATGGCGCACATGGTCAAGGACCAATAGAAGAAGAATTCGTATCATGGGAGCGGTTGTCGGAAGTAATGGACGTATGTTAAAACAACTAGAAAATTATGCGTGGGGCACGGACTCAACATGCCAAAAGGGAAAGTGACTGAATCGGAATCACCAGAAGAACTCTTGGAATCAAATTCCGAGGGACAATCTCTCACCGCGCGCCAAAAGGAAATCCTGAGCCTGGTAACTCAAGGCTTTACCAATCGTGAAATTGGTGAGAAGCTCGATATTAGCGTGCGAACAGTTGAAGTCCACCGCTTCAACTTGATGCGCCGGTTACGGGTCAGAAACGTGGCTCAATTACTCCGGCAAGCCATTGCGCTTCGCATCATCCCCCAAGGCCCGACGACTCCAACCACAAAGACCTGAGAGGCATGCATCTCGACCCGGCCTGCTCATTAAGCATTGAAAATGCAGCTGAACGCATTTGTTGACTTCACCCTGTGAAGGCGTTCAATCGCATTGCTCTTCACTCCATCTCCCGTAATTTCCCTCGACACGCCATCAATGACGGATAACCTTTTTGCATCAGACAATCGGCAATCTCCCCTTGGAGCCTTGCAAACACCTCGCAACCTTCCTCAACCAGCACTGTGCCGATCTGAACCGCCGAGGCGCCACACAACACATGCTCGAACACATCAATCCCGTGTTCCACCCCACCTGTGCCAATAATAGGAATCTGATCGCCCCAGATCTTCCAAAATGCGCGAACATTGGCCAGGGCCACAGGCTTGATTATCCGACCCCCCAATCCGCCAAATCCGCCTTTGGGCTTTATCACCACCATTTCCCGGTCCGGATCAACGACCAGGGTATTGCCCACTGAATTGATGACCGTAACAAACGCGACCCCGCTTCGCTGAAGCACCTCAGCAATTTTCTGATGATGGATCGGATCAAAGTAGGGCGGGAGTTTCACTCCGAACGGCACTGTCAGCAACGCACGAATTTCTGTTAACAACCGTTCCGTTTCCTCAAAGTCATAGCCGATCTGTGGCTTACCGGGAATATTGGGACACGACAAATTCACTTCCACCAAATCCGGTCGAGCGATCTCTAGGGCCTTGGCGCCTTCCAGGAAATCATCGGGATGAAGGCCGGCCAGACTGGCGATGACGGGTTTCCCAAACCGCTTCAACTCTGGAATGAGTTTCGCGTAGACGGGAAATCCTAAATTGGGAAGGCCCATCGAATTGATCGAGCCGCCGTCGAAGGCCACATACCTCGGTTGAGGATTCCCCTCACGGGCTCGCGGCGTCATCGATTTGGTCACAATCGCACCGGCCTGGGACATGCCCAACGCCTCCAGTTCTTCCGGCGTCACGCACAAGGCTCCTGACGCGTTCATCACGCCAAAGGGAAACGACACACCGGCAATGACTGTTGAAAGATCCATTTTGTATTACTCCAATTGTCCATCTCGAATCGAGACGATCCGATCCGCTGCCTGAGCGGCACGTAATGAATGGGTGGCCAAGAGCACCGTCTGGCCAAATTCCTTCGCACATTGACGCAGCAAGGACACAATTTTTTCTCCGGTTTCACCATCCAAATTGCCGGTGGGTTCATCAGCCACAATCAGTCGAGGGCGATGCCCAAAGGCCCTGGCAAGCGCGACCCGCTGCTGCTCTCCTCCGGATAATTCATGCGACCGGTGACCCAGCCGATGACTCATCCCTACCCGCTCCAGCATGTCAGCGGTTCGTGTTCGGATTGTTCCGGTTTCCTCACCTCGTAAACGCAAGGGAAGGGCTACATTTTCTTCGATCGTCAATCCCGGGATCAGATGGAAAGCTTGAAACACGATCCCCACCTCCTCCCGACGCCATCGGGTCCATTCCTGATCACCAAACCCCAGACAGGAACGCCCATCCAGCAGGATATCTCCGGACGTCATCCAGTCCAGCCCGGCCACCAAATGCAATAGCGTGCTTTTTCCACTCCCGCTGGGCCCCATGAGCGCACAAAATTCTCCCTGCTGAATGTCCACACAGACATCCCGCAACGCCACCACCGAGGTGGATCCGCGCTGATATTCCTTATAGACATGTTGAAACTGAATCACGTGAACCTATCAGAAATTTATGCCCTCAGTAAGGCTCTTGAATCATGGCATATTCGCTATCTCTCCTATATCATAACGAAGGTAAATGGACCAAGGCGCTCCACAATCATTAGGCATACTCCACGGTTGACCTCAGCTTGGAAAGTTCGCCTCCATGGCTCCACCATTTACCACGACACGTCTACTCCGAAGGCTCCTGCATATCATTTTTCCCACCGCCTGTGCCGGCTGTCAGAATCCCTTGCAGGACGATCCCGTTCCGTTTTTTTGCCGCCGGTGTTGGGATAGGCTGAAACCCATTCCAGGCCCGGTTTGTCCACGATGTGGACGCCCCTTTGCCTCTCCCATTGCCCTATTACATAGTCCCACTCATCAGTGCGGAGCCTGCCGCGCACGACCAATGGCTCTTACGCAAATCTGGAGCCTCTTTCCCTACCAACCCCCACTAAAAGAAGCCATTACCCTCTTCAAATACCGGGGAAAACTGTCTCTGACTCAACCACTCGCCCAAGCCATGGTTGAAGCCTTGCCCGCTTTACCAACCCTAGATGCCATCATTCCAGTCCCCCTTCATCCGCAACGCTTACGAGAACGTGAATACAATCAATCCCTGCTGCTCGCAAACCGAATGAGTCACCACCTGGGGATTCCTCTTTTCCTGGCGTGTTTACTCCGGATTCGTCCCACAGTCCCTCAAACCTCATTATCAAGGAAGGAACGACTCACGAATCTGCGTCGGGCTTTTTCTGTCCCCAAGCCGGCCCGTATCAAGGGCAAACGAATCTTATTGGTGGACGATGTCTTAACCACTGGCACAACCCTGCAGGAATGCGCCAAAACGCTTCGGCGTGCCGGCTCAGGCCCGGTGTATGGGCTGACACTTGCCAGAATGGTGTAAGGGGCTGTTGAAAAAAGCCGCCAGCGGCGTTCTCGCCATTTATCCGTATTCACGTACTGGAAGTACGCTCTGTGCGCAAAAATGACTGCGGCCTTCCTGGACGGACTATTTTGAACGCCCCGAGGCCTCTGATATGCAGCGTACCTGTGGGTTAATATGCCCTTGAAAATTATTATTATTCAACACTCCAGTAAGGTATTTGTTGCCGATCCCTGGTGGAGATCGAGGCAAATAGTCTGCCAACATCGATAGACTGCTGGGGGTTTTCTCTGAATACCCCCACCTCACTTTCTTCTCCTCTTGCCTGTCTTTTCTCGATTGGCCCTTTTCACCAGCCCCTTCTATGAGGACCTAAGAAAAATAAGCCGTAAGTCCGATACCTCCGCCCTATTACCATATTGGAGACCTTTAGATCCCTAAAAACCAATTTTCGACTCTTCCCAAAGAGACCATTTTGCGATATATACAGCCCGTACATTGCGATCAGGAGGAACGACTCAATGCCCATTTACGAATACCGTTGTCAGGATTGCCGGAAGCGCAACTCCTTTTTAATCCTCACCTCGAACGCTCCAGTTCCATCCTGCAAGCATTGCCGAAGTACCA
The Nitrospiraceae bacterium DNA segment above includes these coding regions:
- a CDS encoding dihydroorotate oxidase; amino-acid sequence: MDLSTVIAGVSFPFGVMNASGALCVTPEELEALGMSQAGAIVTKSMTPRAREGNPQPRYVAFDGGSINSMGLPNLGFPVYAKLIPELKRFGKPVIASLAGLHPDDFLEGAKALEIARPDLVEVNLSCPNIPGKPQIGYDFEETERLLTEIRALLTVPFGVKLPPYFDPIHHQKIAEVLQRSGVAFVTVINSVGNTLVVDPDREMVVIKPKGGFGGLGGRIIKPVALANVRAFWKIWGDQIPIIGTGGVEHGIDVFEHVLCGASAVQIGTVLVEEGCEVFARLQGEIADCLMQKGYPSLMACRGKLREME
- a CDS encoding ComF family protein gives rise to the protein MAPPFTTTRLLRRLLHIIFPTACAGCQNPLQDDPVPFFCRRCWDRLKPIPGPVCPRCGRPFASPIALLHSPTHQCGACRARPMALTQIWSLFPYQPPLKEAITLFKYRGKLSLTQPLAQAMVEALPALPTLDAIIPVPLHPQRLREREYNQSLLLANRMSHHLGIPLFLACLLRIRPTVPQTSLSRKERLTNLRRAFSVPKPARIKGKRILLVDDVLTTGTTLQECAKTLRRAGSGPVYGLTLARMV
- a CDS encoding ABC transporter ATP-binding protein, producing MIQFQHVYKEYQRGSTSVVALRDVCVDIQQGEFCALMGPSGSGKSTLLHLVAGLDWMTSGDILLDGRSCLGFGDQEWTRWRREEVGIVFQAFHLIPGLTIEENVALPLRLRGEETGTIRTRTADMLERVGMSHRLGHRSHELSGGEQQRVALARAFGHRPRLIVADEPTGNLDGETGEKIVSLLRQCAKEFGQTVLLATHSLRAAQAADRIVSIRDGQLE